A window from Spiroplasma endosymbiont of Aspidapion aeneum encodes these proteins:
- the mnmA gene encoding tRNA 2-thiouridine(34) synthase MnmA, giving the protein MKKKKVIVGISGGVDSAVSALLLKKQGYDVVGLFMRNWDSNLNNDFLGNNDLTTNDICTQEQDFNDAIEICKQLDIPLNRIDFVKEYWDKVFIYFIKEYEKGRTPNPDILCNKYIKFDLFLEEAMKSFNGDYIAMGHYAGVNFNQKTQEYELLKGEDDTKDQSYFLCKLNQTMLSKSLFPLASYKKRRVREIALENKLVVSQKKDSTGICFIGERNFTQFLQNYIPNQNGEIIDIETKAIIGHHIGVMYYTLGQRKGLNLGGQKEPYYVAKKDIENKKIFVTRLSNDKYLYSDKCIVDDVNWIVSLEKYVENPESFRCSAKFRYRQQDVLVEVNKLNNNYLIIFDKKQRAVTPGQEAVFYLDNICIGGGTISE; this is encoded by the coding sequence TTGAAGAAGAAAAAGGTTATTGTTGGTATAAGTGGAGGTGTTGATTCTGCTGTTAGTGCGCTTTTATTAAAAAAACAAGGCTATGATGTTGTTGGTCTATTCATGCGGAATTGAGATAGTAATCTTAATAATGATTTTTTAGGTAATAATGATTTAACAACCAATGATATATGCACCCAAGAACAAGATTTTAATGATGCAATAGAAATATGTAAACAATTAGATATTCCCCTTAATCGTATAGATTTTGTTAAAGAATATTGAGATAAAGTATTTATTTACTTTATAAAGGAATATGAAAAAGGGAGAACACCTAACCCAGATATTCTCTGCAATAAATATATTAAATTTGACCTATTTTTAGAAGAGGCTATGAAATCTTTTAATGGAGATTATATAGCGATGGGTCATTATGCTGGTGTAAATTTTAATCAAAAAACACAAGAATATGAACTATTAAAGGGTGAGGACGATACAAAAGATCAATCATATTTTTTATGTAAATTAAATCAAACTATGTTAAGCAAATCCTTGTTCCCTTTAGCAAGTTATAAAAAGAGAAGAGTTAGAGAGATAGCGTTGGAAAATAAATTAGTTGTATCTCAAAAAAAAGATTCAACAGGAATTTGTTTTATTGGAGAAAGAAATTTTACACAATTTTTGCAAAACTACATACCTAACCAAAATGGAGAGATTATTGATATAGAAACTAAAGCAATTATTGGCCACCATATTGGTGTTATGTATTATACATTAGGTCAAAGAAAGGGGTTAAATCTTGGCGGACAAAAAGAACCATATTATGTGGCAAAAAAAGACATTGAGAATAAAAAAATATTTGTCACACGTTTAAGTAATGACAAATATTTATATTCAGATAAATGTATTGTTGATGATGTTAATTGGATTGTAAGTCTAGAAAAATATGTAGAAAATCCAGAAAGTTTTAGATGTTCTGCAAAATTTCGCTATCGCCAACAAGATGTTTTAGTTGAAGTTAATAAATTAAATAATAACTATTTAATTATTTTTGATAAAAAACAAAGAGCTGTAACTCCTGGGCAAGAAGCTGTATTTTATTTAGATAATATATGTATTG